AAGAGGTTTCTCTGACAGTTAGGGCGTTCCCAAGAAGTGCCGCCTGCACTTGATGTGAGTGAGCTTACTATCATTTTGAATGAAGAAATATGCCCAAGCCAATTCCCTATGAAAGATCGGATTATTGAAGCATGGGTGACATTATCTGATGACGAGTGTTTTAAATATGTTACGAAACTCCGGCAAAAGGGTTTGACGACTCCACAATACGAGAATTGGGTAAGAAGATCCGCTGCACAAGGACAACAAGATGAACCAGCCGAGAAggtgaaaaagttgaaagccATTATCGAAGCAAGGGACATGGAAATTCTGCAGTTAAATAAGTCTGTCGAAACATACAAGGGAATAGCGGAGCAAAACAAGCAATTGTACGAAAATGAGCGAGAAAAGCGTCAAGACCTGAAAAGGAAATGCGGAGAATTGTATGATCAAGCTGAACATGTTAGAATTCCATATGCTAGAGAAACTAGGGATTCTGTattagataggctcagaaattttggcaatcttgtacggaatcgtcttcgtgacatgatgtaaatatgttggcAAGTTTATCAATGAAATCGATCTTTCTTTGCACTCATACAGGATTGttgtcaaaaacaggtttgtGTAACGGGTCCCATTTTGAAGGTGTTGTATCatactaggcctacccttggtaCAAAAAGGGCCCCctaataggacatgcatccgaattttttggatatttactaactcttatctttttccttttctttgtactttttgttggaaaagctaagcaagggctaaatctaaaggcgattcctttcaaaattttcaggtaatatttaaacatagcttctcgtcgaaatcccatcataacacgatcccgtagtcaaacccagaggagtcgtgtaaacatgagttcacagcCGGAACCGccggataggtctgctactgTAGCTCAACCTAAGACTACGAGTTTAGGGGTTCAGCTAACCGAGATgcttactaaatttggtgagATGGCTACCGAGATGGCAgcccaaaggaaattgattgatgAGCTTATCAGCAGTAGAGTTCAACCGGAGCCCGTACCCGTCAGACAACCTAAGCAAGAACCATTTGTCATACCTCCGACTCAAACAACCTCTACTCCATCCTTCCTTATTccacccgaagaaactttcacctatgccaccacaaatttgctatacacttaccctcctaatccttcatttctttctacTCACATGTGAGGTCCACACCCCCAAGACACTTCGAATATACGCCCTGAACCACATGCTTTTTATCACACTACTGCAGAGCCCTTATTGCCAGACCATACTGTCCAAGCTAAACTAGGGATAGGAGAATCTTCTGCTCCTGTTGATATGAAATTGCTCAAGCGCCTGGACCGTTTCGATGAGTTTATGAGAAAAAGTCAAGGgttaaacaagcaaggagtgctggactatgatgaACTTTGTCTCTTcccaaatgtgcaattgcctgtggggttcaagaccccaaagtttaacaagtacgatCGAACTGGCAATCCCAAAATGCACCTTGtctgtttgctaacaagttgggaagGCCCATAAATGATGAGAATCTGCCTCTAAGGCTGTTCCCaaaaagtctggagggggataaCTCGATTGGTATTCCAACTTAAAACCTGAAGAAGTGAAGACCTGGGTTAACTTGTCTAATGCTTTCGTGAGGCAGTACGAGTACAACTGTGAGCTAgctccgacacgaaccacgttggaaggaacaaagaGAAAACCCTATGAGGACCACAAAACCTATgctaagagatggaggaaaatagttGCAAAAGTCAACCCACCAATGATTGAAGACGAAATTATccgcactttcattaaggcacatgatcctccGTACTCTGAAGAacttttccgcatgactggatgctcgtttgccgctattgtcaataagTTTGAAGAGTACAATGACTTCGTAAGAGTTGGGAAGATCGTTAATGTCCctgccctcaaatcgcagttggatgctttgcaaggacaAGGGAGAAGTGGGAAAAAACcgcaatttaaaaagaaagagggggaagtTGCCTTTATCTGGAATCAAAACCCTACACCAAGACCCAGATTTCAACATAAACCAACATATTCATCACCTTATCCCTACTATCCAAGTCCTCACCCTGTCTACAATACCAATATCCCCCATCCCCGACCTCATCCAAATGACGTCAACCCGCCTACGaccccttttcaaatatctcaaccaaATTTTCAACAAACTCGTCTATGTCCTACTTACAATCCGAGATTTTCCCCACCAAACAGACCCACCTATAACTATCCCCAACCCACTGACACCCACAATCAAAACCCTACCCGAACATTCACCAATCTAGACAGGCCTTTGGatcaattgtatgagcaattgaaggttgCCGGCAAAATAGGCATGATTTCCCCTCCATCTTATCCTTATGGCATGCCGGttgggtacaatccacatgctacttgtgcttatcattcaggaGCACCTGGTCACGCCACTGCCAATTACCGACTCCTCaaacataaaattcaagatatgcTCGAAACAGGGGAAATCGTGATTAGGAAGAGAGAAGAACAAAGCCCAAACATGAGCAAGAATCCTTTGCCAGAACACACTGATACTGTTAGAGTTATTATGAATAATAAGGAATTTGAAGAGCTTGTCCGAAGCATGTCAAATGAAACAAAAGTGTTCGGGATAATGGATCAACCTTTTGTAATAGAGGAAGCATCGTATGAGGAAGACAAAAAGCCCTTCATTTTAGATCTAACTCCATCCGAAAGTGCGGCTTTAGAACCTGTGGTAATTGAATTCCCGAAACAAGTGCCGGTTTTAAGTTTACGGCAAGTGCCGTGGAATTATAATGAACCCGTTTTGCAAATCGGGGGTAAACAAATTTTGAATGAAGAAGTGTCTGTTGTTACGAGGTCAGGAAAGATTGCAAGTTCTTCCACTGCTAGCGCCCCAGTCCAAGTAAGCAATTGTGAGCCGATTACCAAACCCACAGTTACCGAAAAGAAGCATGGGATTTTCTTAAAAGACTTAAGAGAAGCGAGTACAATGTGGTCGAACAGTTGAACAAAATGTCTGCCCAAATTTCCATGCTGGACTTGCTTTTCTCCTCAGACTTGCATAGGGATGCACTACTGGAAGTTTTGACTAAGGCTCAGATTCCCATAGATATTTTGATCGACAATTTCTCGCACATAGTTGGAAATGTATTGACTGCCAAGCAAATCACTTTTTCCGATGAAGAGCTGCCTGTGGAAGGAATTGGTCATAACAAAGCCTTATATGTAGCTGTGAGGTGCAATGGGAAAATGTTGGCTAAAGTACTGATTGACAATAGGTCTGCCCTCAATATTTGTCCCTGGAGCACTTTGGTGAAGTTAGGGCTGCAAGATGTCAAATTAAGACCCTCAGAGACCATAGTTTGAGGATTCAATGGAGCCCAAAGGGAGTCCATAGGAGAAGTAAATTTGGTAGTCGAAATGGAGCCCGCTCAATTTCAGATAATATACCAAGTTATGCATTTTCCCAGTGTCTATAATGTTTTACTTGGGCGGCCGTGGATTCATAGTTCTAGCGCTGTGCCCTCCTCCTTGTATCAAGTATTGAAATTTGTAGTGAGTGACCAGCTGATAACCATTTTTACTGAAGAAGATTGCATTGTAATTGTCGATTCCGAGCCTGAAGAGGATGGTAACCGAAATGCTTCAGTGTCTTCTTACCGTACAGCTGACATTGTCTCCGTGAGTTGGATAACAAGTGAGGATTCAAAAGACGAAATGGTTTTGCCAGCGGCTAGTGTTATGATGGCCAAGGAGATGATTCGCGGAGGATATGAATTTGATAAGGGATTGGGACGTAATCTACAAGGCATTCTGAAACCAGTGAAACTCATCGAGAAGAATGACCAGTTTGGTTTGGGATTCCGTCCGACTGCCAGAgatataaaagaaatgaaagcaCGCAAAAgggcagaaaaagaagaaaagcaagGTACTCTAGATATTCCACCACTACGCTATATTTTTCCAAGGCCGGCTGAGGTAATCACATCTGAGTTTAATCCAATTGACGAAGTGTAGACAAGCCTGACTCAGTTGTTTGTGGGAGCAATATCCGAAGATGGTCCATCAGATAATGCAGAATTTCCAGACATTTCCAAAGGAGCTATACACAACTAGGCTGCTGAGTACCTTCCTGTGcgaaagga
The Coffea arabica cultivar ET-39 chromosome 6c, Coffea Arabica ET-39 HiFi, whole genome shotgun sequence genome window above contains:
- the LOC113693246 gene encoding uncharacterized protein, with the translated sequence MKDRIIEAWVTLSDDECFKYVTKLRQKGLTTPQYENWVRRSAAQGQQDEPAEKVKKLKAIIEARDMEILQLNKSVETYKGIAEQNKQLYENEREKRQDLKRKCGELYDQAEHVRIPYARETRDSYEYNCELAPTRTTLEGTKRKPYEDHKTYAKRWRKIVAKVNPPMIEDEIIRTFIKAHDPPYSEELFRMTGCSFAAIVNKFEEYNDFVRVGKIVNVPALKSQLDALQGQGRSGKKPQFKKKEGEVAFIWNQNPTPRPRFQHKPTYSSPYPYYPSPHPVYNTNIPHPRPHPNDVNPPTTPFQISQPNFQQTRLCPTYNPRFSPPNRPTYNYPQPTDTHNQNPTRTFTNLDRPLDQLYEQLKVAGKIGMISPPSYPYGMPVGYNPHATCAYHSGAPGHATANYRLLKHKIQDMLETGEIVIRKREEQSPNMSKNPLPEHTDTVRVIMNNKEFEELVRSMSNETKVFGIMDQPFVIEEASYEEDKKPFILDLTPSESAALEPVVIEFPKQVPVLSLRQVPWNYNEPVLQIGGKQILNEEVSVVTRSGKIASSSTASAPVQLNKMSAQISMLDLLFSSDLHRDALLEVLTKAQIPIDILIDNFSHIVGNVLTAKQITFSDEELPVEGIGHNKALYVAVRCNGKMLAKVLIDNRSALNICPWSTLVKLGLQDVKLRPSETIV